One window from the genome of Mauremys mutica isolate MM-2020 ecotype Southern chromosome 4, ASM2049712v1, whole genome shotgun sequence encodes:
- the NDUFS8 gene encoding NADH dehydrogenase [ubiquinone] iron-sulfur protein 8, mitochondrial produces the protein MAALRMICRASCTGTPLCLSLTRLLSVTASRKSYKYVNVQEEKWDMKSITDKAAQTLLWTELIRGLGVTLSYLFREPATINYPFEKGPLSPRFRGEHALRRYPSGEERCIACKLCEAVCPAQAITIEAEPRADGSRRTTRYDIDMTKCIYCGFCQEACPVDAIVEGPNFEFSTETHEELLYNKEKLLNNGDKWEAEIAANIEADYLYR, from the exons ATGGCGGCGCTGCGGATGATATGCCGAGCTTCCTGCACGG GGACACCACTCTGCCTGAGTCTCACTCGGCTGCTCAGTGTTACAGCCTCGAGAAAGTCCTACA AGTATGTGAATGTACAGGAGGAGAAATGGGACATGAAATCCATCACCGACAAGGCTGCTCAAACCCTCTTGTGGACGGAGCTCATTCGAG GCCTGGGTGTGACCCTGAGTTACCTCTTCCGGGAACCTGCCACCATCAACTACCCCTTTGAGAAGGGCCCCCTGAGCCCGCGTTTCCGGGGGGAGCACGCCCTGCGCCGCTATCCCTCTGGAGAGGAGCGGTGCATCGCCTGCAAGCTCTGCGAGGCCGTCTGCCCTGCCCAG gcgATCACTATTGAGGCCGAGCCACGTGCTGATGGCAGCCGCCGAACCACCCGCTATGACATTGACATGACTAAGTGCATTTACTGCGGGTTCTGCCAGGAGGCCTGCCCTGTGGATGCCATCGTGGAG ggccccAACTTCGAGTTCTCCACCGAGACGCACGAGGAGCTGCTGTACAACAAGGAGAAACTGCTCAACAACGGGGACAAGTGGGAGGCTGAGATCGCGGCCAACATCGAGGCCGACTACCTGTACCGGTGA
- the TBX10 gene encoding T-box transcription factor TBX10, translated as MGGIKGHCHFPSSQALWGSPEDASLVSVSMSQPPDAHSHRGLALILSPPLPAFLTASLSVLTSDGGPFASGPEWGSPVGAPCLLGPPPACGRFGVPAGEGAAGLGDGIQPARKNQHVSNVSVQLEMRSLWEEFNSLGTEMIVTKAGRRMFPTFQVKLSGLDPLADYVLLMDFVPLDDKRYRYAFHSSSWLVAGRADPAAPGRVHFHPDSPAKGGQWMRQIVSFDKLKLTNNLLDDNGHIILNSMHRYQPRFHVVYVDPRRDSERFAHENFKSFTFVETQFMAVTAYQNHRITQLKIASNPFAKGFRDCEPDDWPGAPGPLLGTLAGTRGTGPSSQLKDMQEKGLPGRRRVKGQLPATLLREAVQLHNPPLVPLAGARGFQDSSAPRHPLPTELGPPLYKPLSYHSVYVRAKPRVAPYPLPASLHPFNIYGASPPALNYGQQ; from the exons atggggggtATCAAGGGGCACTGCCATTTCCCCAGCTCGCAGGCGCTTTGGGGCTCACCAGAAGATGCCTCGCTGGTTTCTGTGTCCATGTCCCAGCCCCCCGATGCCCACAGCCACAGGGGCTTGGCACTGATCCTCTCCCCTCCTTTGCCAGCATTCCTCACAGCCAGTCTGAGCGTCCTGACATCGGACGGGGGCCCTTTCGCCTCTGGTCCTGAGTGGGGCAGCCCCGtgggggctccctgcctgctggggcccCCGCCGGCTTGCGGCAGGTTCGGTgtccctgctggggagggggccgcGGGGCTCGGGGACGGCATCCAGCCGGCCAGGAAGAACCAGCACGTGTCCAATGTGTCAGTGCAGCTGGAGATGCGGAGCCTGTGGGAGGAATTCAACAGCCTGGGCACCGAGATGATTGTCACCAAAGCGGGGAG GAGGATGTTCCCCACCTTCCAGGTGAAGCTCTCAGGGCTGGACCCGCTGGCCGACTACGTGCTGCTCATGGACTTCGTGCCCCTGGATGACAAGCGATATAG ATACGCCTTCCACAGCTCCTCGTGGCtggtggctggcagagcggatCCGGCTGCGCCCGGCCGCGTCCACTTCCACCCCGACTCGCCCGCCAAGGGGGGCCAGTGGATGAGGCAGATCGTCTCCTTCGACAAGCTCAAACTCACCAACAACCTGCTGGACGACAATGGCCAC ATCATCCTGAACTCCATGCACCGGTACCAGCCCCGCTTCCACGTGGTGTACGTGGACCCGCGCCGGGACAGCGAGCGCTTCGCCCACGAGAACTTCAAATCCTTCACCTTCGTGGAGACCCAGTTCATGGCGGTGACGGCCTACCAGAACCACCGG atcACACAGCTGAAAATCGCCAGTAACCCCTTTGCCAAGGGGTTCCGGGACTGCGAGCCAGACGACTG GCCTGGGGCGCCAGGACCCCTACTGGGAACCTTGGCCGGCACTCGGGGGACGGGCCCCTCCTCCCAGCTGAAGGACATGCAGGAGAAAg GGCTGCCGGGCCGGCGCCGTGTCAAGGGACAGCTCCCCGCCACCCTCCTGCGAGAGGCCGTCCAGCTCCACAACCCCCCGCTCGTGCCACTCGCGGGGGCCCGCGGTTTCCAGGACAGCTCGGCTCCACGGcaccctctccccacagagcTGGGGCCCCCCCTGTACAAGCCCCTCTCCTACCACAGCGTGTACGTCAGGGCCAAGCCACGGGTGGCACCTTACCCACTGCCCGCCAGCCTCCACCCCTTCAACATCTACGgcgccagcccccctgccctcaaCTACGGGCAGCAGTGA
- the TCIRG1 gene encoding V-type proton ATPase 116 kDa subunit a3 produces MGSMFRSEEVCLAQLFLQSASAYACVSELGERGLVEFRDLNPNVNAFQRRFVGEVRRCEDMEKTFTFLHQELRKAGLALGPCPESPPAPPPRDALHIQEQSEQLAQELREVSRNRESLGGRLRELQEYVQVLREGQRFTGQLASLGSPARPRALSDQEPLLNPSTAPRLDVKVNFVAGVIHPWRVTSFERLLWRACRGYLIANFVEMAEPMEDPATGESITWVIFLISYWGEQIGQKIRKISDCFHCHVYPYADREADRLEVLSGLLTQINDLNTVLGETEQYLSQVLQKVVLMLPAWRVKVQKMKAIYLILNQCSFNVIEKCLIAEVWCPVRDLPQVQEALRHGSHKSGSGVESFVHQIPSSESPPTLIRTNKFTAGFQSIVDAYGVASYQEVNPAPYTIITFPFLFAVMFGDVGHGLLMFLFALWMVLAESSPRLREARNEIWQTFFEGRYLILLMGAFSVYTGFIYNECFSKATAIFPSAWSVATMVNHSNWSSDYLASHAFLTLDPNITGVFKGPYPFGIDPVWSLANNHLNFLNSFKMKMSVILGIIHMSFGVLLGVFNHLHFRKWYQVALVFLPEALFLLALFGYLVFMIFYKWIKFSAVNSLLAPSILIHFIDMFLFAENSENQPLYPGQVTVQIVLVVLALASVPVLLLGTPVYLWCQHCRRGHPHLRLGPPGDAGERQLLLSSQEPGNSVNVMEADVERGGHGPEAEFEFSDVFMHQAIHTIEYCLGCISNTASYLRLWALSLAHAQLSEVLWTMVMRNGFLLHIYAGGALLVPVFAFFAVLTVAILLVMEGLSAFLHALRLHWVEFQNKFYVGAGYKLSPFAFPADSWE; encoded by the exons ATGGGCTCCATGTTCCGCAGCGAGGAGGTCTGCCTGGCCCAGCTCTTCCTGCAGTCGGCCTCGGCCTACGCCTGCGTCAGCGAGCTGGGCGAGAGGGGGCTCGTGGAGTTCAGAGAC CTCAACCCCAATGTCAACGCCTTCCAGCGGCGCTTCGTGGGCGAGGTGCGGCGTTGTGAGGACATGGAGAAAACCTTCA CGTTCCTGCACCAGGAGCTGCGGAAGGCAGGGCTGGCACTGGGGCCCTGCCCTGAAAGCCCCCCGGCCCCTCCGCCCCGTGATGCCCTGCACATCCAGGAGCAGTCCGAGCAGCTGGCCCAGGAGCTGCGCGAAGTGAGCCGCAACCGGGAGTCGCTGGGCGGGCGCCTGCGGGAGCTGCAGGAGTACGTGCAAGTCCTGCGCGAGGGGCAGCGCTTCACCGGCCAGCTG GCATCACTGGgctcccccgcccggccccgcgccctCTCGGACCAGGAGCCCCTGCTCAACCCATCCACGGCACCACGACTCGATGTCAAAGTCAA ctttgtGGCAGGCGTGATCCACCCGTGGCGGGTGACCTCCTTTGAGCGGCTGCTGTGGCGCGCCTGCCGCGGGTACCTCATCGCCAACTTTGTGGAGATGGCGGAGCCCATGGAGGACCCAGCCACG GGTGAGAGCATCACCTGGGTTATCTTCCTCATTTCCTACTGGGGGGAGCAGATCGGACAGAAAATCCGCAAGATCTCGGACTG TTTCCACTGCCACGTGTACCCCTACGCCGACAGGGAGGCCGACCGGCTGGAGGTGCTGAGTGGGCTGCTCACCCAGATCAACGACCTCAACACG gtgctgggggagacGGAGCAGTACCTGTCCCAGGTGCTGCAGAAGGTGGTGCTGATGCTGCCGGCCTGGCGCGTGAAGGTGCAGAAGATGAAGGCCATCTACCTCATCCTCAACCAGTGCAGCTTCAACGTCATCGAGAAGTGCCTCATCGCCGAGGTGTGGTGCCCCGTGCGTGACCTGCCACAGGTGCAGGAGGCCTTGCGCCACGGATCG CACAAGAGTGGCTCGGGGGTGGAGTCGTTCGTGCACCAGATTCCCAGTTCTGAGAGCCCTCCCACCCTCATCCGCACCAACAAGTTCACCGCCGGCTTCCAGAGCATCGTCGACGCCTATGGGGTCGCTAGTTACCAGGAGGTGAACCCAG CGCCCTACACCATCATCaccttccccttcctgtttgctgtcatGTTCGGGGACGTGGGCCATGGGCTGCTGATGTTCCTCTTTGCCCTCTGGATGGTGCTGGCCGAGAGCAGCCCCCGCCTGAGGGAAGCGCGCAACGAG atcTGGCAGACATTCTTTGAGGGGCGCTACCTGATTCTGCTCATGGGGGCCTTCTCCGTCTACACCGGCTTCATCTACAACGAGTGCTTCAGCAAGGCCACCGCCATCTTCCCCTCTGCCTGGAGTGTGGCCACCATGGTCAACCACTCCAACTGGAG CTCCGACTACTTAGCCAGCCACGCCTTCCTCACCCTGGACCCCAACATCACTGGAGTCTTCAAGGGGCCCTACCCCTTCGGGATCGACCCG GTCTGGAGCCTGGCCAACAACCACCTGAACTTCCTCAACTCCTTCAAGATGAAGATGTCAGTGATTCTGGGCATCATCCACATGAGTTTCGGGGTGCTGCTCGGTGTCTTCAACCACCT GCACTTCAGGAAGTGGTACCAGGTGGCACTGGTCTTCCTGCCCGAGGCGCTCTTCCTGCTGGCACTCTTCGGCTACCTCGTCTTCATGATCTTCTACAAGTGGATCAAGTTCAGTGCTGTCAACTCCCTGCTGGCACCCAGCATCCTCATCCACTTCATCGACATGTTCCTGTTCGCCGAGAACTCTGAGAACCAACCACTGTATCCAGGACAG GTGACGGTGCAGATCGTCCTGGTCGTCCTGGCTCTGGCCTCTGTGCCTGTCCTGCTCCTGGGCACGCCCGTGTACCTGTGGTGCCAGCACTGCCGCAGGGGGCACCCTCATCTCAGG CTGGGCCCACCTGGGGACGCCGGGGAGCgccagctgctgctgagctcgcAGGAGCCGGGGAACTCGGTGAACGTGATGGAGGCCGACGTGGAGCGTGGTGGGCACGGCCCTGAGGCTGAG TTTGAATTCTCGGACGTCTTCATGCACCAGGCCATCCACACCATCGAGTACTGCCTGGGCTGCATCTCCAACACGGCCTCCTACCTGCGCCTGTGGGCGCTCAGCCTGGCCCATGCAC AGCTGTCGGAGGTGCTCTGGACCATGGTGATGCGGAACGGCTTCCTGCTGCACATCTACGCGGGCGGGGCGCTGCTGGTGCCCGTCTTCGCCTTCTTCGCCGTGCTGACGGTGGCCATCCTGCTGGTGATGGAGGGGCTGTCGGCTTTCCTGCACGCCCTGCGCCTGCACTG GGTGGAATTCCAGAACAAGTTCTACGTGGGCGCCGGGTACAAGCTGAGCCCCTTTGCCTTCCCCGCCGACAGCTGGGAATAG